From Thermomonas sp. XSG, one genomic window encodes:
- the plsY gene encoding glycerol-3-phosphate 1-O-acyltransferase PlsY, whose translation MSPVLVAACLLCVAYLLGSLSGSLLLGRLRGVDVRTMGSGNAGGTNAFRTQGLRFALGVVLIDVGKGALAAWLALRFAPAIAWPAAALAVVGHVWPVWHGFRGGKGAATAVGALLVLWPLAVPLLLGVWLLVLVATGYVGLSTVLATASLPLWAWLFDAGASRLAFSVALALFLAFTHRGNLQRLWHGTESRFERARLLRRRGARA comes from the coding sequence ATGTCACCCGTACTCGTCGCCGCCTGCCTGCTGTGTGTCGCCTACCTGCTGGGCTCGCTGTCCGGCAGTCTCCTGCTGGGCCGGCTGCGCGGGGTCGACGTGCGCACCATGGGCAGCGGCAATGCCGGCGGCACCAACGCGTTCCGCACCCAAGGCCTGCGCTTCGCGCTGGGGGTGGTGCTGATCGACGTCGGCAAGGGTGCGCTGGCGGCGTGGCTGGCGCTGCGGTTCGCACCGGCCATAGCCTGGCCCGCGGCGGCGCTGGCAGTGGTGGGCCATGTCTGGCCGGTCTGGCACGGTTTCCGCGGCGGCAAGGGCGCCGCCACCGCGGTCGGCGCGCTGCTGGTGCTGTGGCCGCTGGCCGTGCCGCTGCTGCTGGGCGTGTGGCTGCTGGTACTGGTGGCCACCGGTTACGTCGGGCTGTCCACGGTGCTGGCGACGGCCAGCCTGCCGCTGTGGGCCTGGTTGTTCGATGCCGGTGCGTCGCGGCTGGCGTTTTCCGTCGCGCTGGCACTGTTCCTCGCCTTCACCCATCGCGGCAACCTGCAGCGGCTGTGGCATGGCACCGAGTCGCGCTTCGAGCGCGCGCGCCTGCTGCGCCGCCGGGGCGCGCGCGCATGA
- a CDS encoding DegV family protein, protein MSDTALATSATPTAVTAAALRRALIAGARRVIAARDELNRINVFPVPDGDTGSNLASTLGSVLHGALSRRSRHAGELLLRVGNDAIDGARGNSGAIMAQFLMGLGEQARALSQLDAGELAAAVRRGADSARAALAQPVEGTILSVIAAFAEALEEQARRVGAQPWQAFAAALPRARVALADTPRQMPLLRKAGVVDAGARGFVDWLEGIAAYAEGGPRALDLRGATADGADAAATHVHLDVDPDSRYCTECLLVGERIDRVALRTALAAIGIESLVVAGSDSRVRVHGHAAQPQVLFDACAGFGRVEAMKADDMVMQQRSVESPGRVAVVTDSASDLPQALADRFDIHVVPVRVSLDGRDYLDRLGLGTAEFYRRMAASAQLPQTSQPPPGDFRRVFEHVLAHQPAAVYVGLSRPLSGTLQSAESAARGQQGPLRCIDSGHASVGQALLAWRAGELAAAGAEADAIAEELARLVPQTLTWAMARDIRHAVRGGRIPRWAAPLVRFSGLTPLAAIRNGVLKVAGGLFARHGAPEAFARHVARRLPAAPGWRLLVGHADAAADGERALAALRRLLPVTEAHLLEVGPAIGAHAGRGALVVGLQPAP, encoded by the coding sequence ATGTCCGATACCGCCCTGGCCACCAGCGCCACGCCCACTGCCGTCACCGCCGCCGCGCTGCGCCGCGCCCTGATCGCCGGAGCGCGCCGGGTGATCGCCGCGCGCGACGAGCTCAACCGCATCAATGTGTTCCCGGTGCCCGACGGCGATACCGGCAGCAACCTCGCCTCGACCCTGGGCAGCGTGCTGCACGGCGCGCTGAGCCGGCGCAGCCGCCATGCCGGCGAACTGCTGCTGCGGGTGGGCAACGACGCGATCGACGGCGCGCGCGGCAATTCCGGCGCGATCATGGCGCAGTTCCTGATGGGCCTGGGCGAGCAGGCGCGGGCCTTGTCGCAGCTCGACGCCGGCGAACTGGCGGCGGCGGTGCGGCGCGGCGCGGACAGCGCGCGCGCGGCGCTGGCGCAGCCGGTGGAAGGCACCATCCTGAGCGTGATCGCGGCGTTCGCCGAGGCGCTGGAGGAGCAGGCGCGCCGCGTGGGCGCGCAGCCGTGGCAGGCGTTCGCGGCGGCGCTGCCGCGTGCGCGGGTGGCGCTGGCCGACACCCCGCGGCAGATGCCGCTGTTGCGCAAGGCCGGGGTGGTGGACGCCGGTGCGCGCGGATTCGTGGACTGGCTGGAAGGCATTGCCGCCTATGCCGAAGGCGGACCGCGCGCGCTGGATCTGCGCGGCGCGACTGCCGATGGTGCGGACGCCGCTGCGACGCATGTCCACCTGGACGTGGATCCGGATAGCCGCTACTGCACCGAATGCCTGCTGGTGGGCGAGCGGATCGATCGGGTCGCGCTGCGCACGGCGCTGGCGGCGATCGGCATCGAATCGCTGGTGGTGGCCGGCAGCGACAGCCGGGTGCGCGTGCATGGCCACGCGGCGCAACCGCAGGTGTTGTTCGATGCCTGCGCCGGGTTTGGCCGGGTCGAGGCGATGAAGGCCGACGACATGGTCATGCAGCAGCGCAGCGTGGAATCGCCGGGCCGGGTGGCGGTGGTGACCGACAGCGCTTCCGACCTGCCGCAGGCACTGGCCGATCGCTTCGACATCCACGTGGTGCCGGTGCGGGTCAGCCTGGACGGCCGTGACTATCTGGACCGCTTGGGCTTGGGAACGGCCGAGTTCTACCGGCGCATGGCCGCGTCGGCGCAGCTGCCGCAGACCAGCCAGCCACCACCGGGGGATTTCCGCCGCGTCTTCGAACACGTGCTGGCGCACCAGCCGGCGGCAGTCTACGTGGGCCTGTCGCGGCCGCTATCCGGCACCCTGCAGTCGGCCGAATCGGCGGCGCGCGGGCAGCAGGGGCCGCTGCGCTGCATCGACAGCGGTCATGCCAGCGTTGGCCAGGCGCTGCTGGCATGGCGCGCCGGCGAGCTGGCCGCCGCCGGTGCGGAGGCGGACGCGATTGCCGAGGAACTGGCGCGGCTGGTGCCGCAGACGCTGACTTGGGCGATGGCCCGCGACATCCGCCACGCCGTGCGCGGCGGTCGCATTCCCCGCTGGGCCGCCCCGCTGGTGCGCTTCAGTGGGCTGACCCCGCTGGCCGCGATCCGCAACGGCGTGCTGAAGGTGGCCGGTGGCCTGTTCGCCCGCCACGGCGCGCCGGAGGCGTTCGCGCGCCATGTGGCGCGGCGGCTGCCGGCGGCACCCGGTTGGCGGCTGCTGGTCGGCCATGCCGATGCGGCGGCGGACGGTGAACGCGCGCTTGCGGCGCTGCGCCGGCTGCTGCCGGTGACCGAGGCGCATCTGCTCGAAGTGGGTCCGGCGATCGGCGCGCATGCCGGACGCGGTGCCCTGGTGGTGGGGCTGCAACCCGCCCCCTGA
- a CDS encoding M90 family metallopeptidase, with translation MIWPFLRRPRTAPALDPSLCRQAAAGLPWLCDLDPPRQQRLHALAAEFLADKAITPLHGLRLDEVQRLRLAMLCCMPLLEFGREGLYGWKELLVYPAAFRARRSHVDAHGILHEGAEDLIGEAWERGPVILSWADVRSDIAAPNDGFCVAAHEIAHKLDALDGAMDGTPPLPRDWQRQWAADFQRAYDGFCAEVDAGHDTAIDPYAAEAPEEFFAVCTEYHFSDARTLQAAMPEVAAHLRRFYGAPLLG, from the coding sequence GTGATCTGGCCGTTCCTGCGCCGCCCGCGCACCGCTCCTGCACTTGACCCCTCGCTGTGCCGTCAGGCCGCGGCCGGTTTGCCGTGGCTGTGCGACCTCGATCCGCCGCGCCAGCAGCGCCTGCACGCGCTGGCCGCCGAGTTCCTGGCCGACAAGGCCATCACCCCCCTGCACGGCCTGCGCCTGGACGAGGTGCAGCGGCTGCGGCTGGCGATGTTGTGCTGCATGCCGCTGCTGGAATTCGGCCGCGAAGGCCTTTATGGATGGAAGGAGCTGCTGGTGTATCCGGCCGCGTTCCGCGCCCGGCGCAGCCATGTCGATGCCCACGGCATCCTCCACGAAGGAGCCGAGGATCTGATCGGCGAAGCCTGGGAGCGCGGCCCGGTGATCCTGTCCTGGGCCGACGTGCGCAGCGACATCGCCGCACCGAACGACGGTTTCTGCGTGGCTGCGCACGAGATCGCGCACAAGCTCGACGCACTGGACGGCGCGATGGACGGCACCCCGCCGCTGCCGCGCGACTGGCAGCGGCAGTGGGCGGCGGATTTCCAGCGTGCCTACGACGGTTTCTGCGCCGAGGTGGACGCCGGCCACGACACCGCCATCGACCCCTATGCCGCGGAAGCGCCGGAAGAATTCTTCGCGGTGTGCACCGAATACCACTTCAGCGACGCACGCACGTTGCAGGCGGCAATGCCCGAGGTCGCCGCGCACCTGCGCCGGTTCTACGGCGCGCCGCTGCTGGGCTGA
- a CDS encoding NAD-dependent epimerase/dehydratase family protein yields the protein MKTALVFGGSGQIGAALLARLCDGGWQVLALSREARADGPGLRWLRGGFPRPPGLPEQVDAIFSCGPLDAFAQWYAQAGIRSARVIAFGSTSVHVKHASGDPGERDVARRLREAEASLFATARARGEAAIVLRPTLVYGVGRDATLTRIARLARRAGRFVLPRNASGLRQPVHVDDLADAALAASHGAAAHGRGYDLPGGETLPYIEMVRRVLACLSPPLRLHLLPMALFRALLAAARAGGIARDLTGDAIARMRDDLVFDAGPAARDLGYAPRAFAPAAAMFDAPQPSSGAP from the coding sequence ATGAAAACGGCGCTGGTGTTCGGTGGCAGCGGGCAGATCGGCGCGGCGCTGTTGGCGCGGCTGTGCGACGGGGGCTGGCAGGTGCTGGCGCTGTCGCGCGAGGCACGCGCCGATGGCCCCGGCCTGCGCTGGCTGCGCGGCGGCTTTCCCCGGCCGCCGGGACTGCCGGAGCAAGTCGATGCGATCTTCAGCTGCGGCCCGCTGGACGCGTTCGCGCAGTGGTACGCGCAGGCCGGCATCCGTAGCGCGCGGGTGATCGCGTTCGGTTCCACCAGCGTCCACGTCAAGCATGCCTCCGGCGATCCCGGCGAGCGCGACGTGGCGCGGCGCCTGCGCGAGGCGGAAGCCAGCCTGTTCGCGACCGCGAGGGCGCGCGGTGAAGCCGCCATCGTGCTGCGTCCGACGCTGGTGTATGGGGTCGGGCGCGACGCCACCCTGACCCGCATCGCCCGCCTGGCGCGGCGCGCTGGTCGCTTCGTCCTGCCGCGCAACGCCAGCGGCCTGCGCCAGCCGGTGCATGTCGATGACCTGGCCGATGCCGCGCTGGCGGCCAGCCACGGCGCCGCCGCGCACGGCCGCGGCTATGACCTGCCGGGCGGTGAAACCCTGCCATATATCGAGATGGTGCGGCGGGTGCTGGCCTGCCTCTCGCCGCCACTGCGCCTGCACCTGCTGCCGATGGCGCTGTTCCGCGCGCTGCTGGCGGCGGCGCGTGCCGGGGGCATCGCGCGCGACCTCACCGGTGACGCAATCGCACGCATGCGCGATGACCTGGTGTTCGATGCCGGGCCGGCGGCGCGCGACCTCGGCTATGCACCGCGCGCCTTCGCGCCCGCTGCGGCGATGTTCGACGCGCCTCAGCCCAGCAGCGGCGCGCCGTAG
- the nhaA gene encoding Na+/H+ antiporter NhaA, with protein MTTHASVLARAQHALAEFFRLEAAGGIVLIAAAVLAMVAANSPLAHFYEMLRDTPLGGADWGKSLHWWINDGLMAVFFLLVSLEIKREVISGQLSSRDQLVLPVVCAVAGVAVPALLYTAMNHGDAGAMRGWAIPTATDIAFALGVLALLGARVPLGMKLLLSTIAVADDLIAILIIAFFYSQGLQWGALAGAALVVLAMAALNRRKVTRLAPYLLLGLLLWALVLASGVHATLAGVVTGLMIPHYDRSNAVDDANEHSPLETLEHTLHPWVAFAILPLFAFANAGLALGGLRLQDLASPLPAGIALGLVLGKPVGIVSAAVAMRALGLARFPQGMDLRSMLGLGLLCGIGFTMSLFIASLAFTGHPLHYTEGVLGVLGASVVAALLGSVWLALVLPRNARA; from the coding sequence ATGACTACGCACGCTTCCGTCCTTGCCCGCGCCCAGCACGCGCTGGCCGAATTCTTCCGCCTTGAAGCCGCCGGCGGCATCGTCCTGATCGCCGCGGCAGTGCTGGCGATGGTGGCCGCCAACTCGCCGTTGGCGCACTTCTACGAAATGTTGCGCGACACCCCGCTGGGCGGCGCGGACTGGGGCAAGTCGCTGCACTGGTGGATCAACGACGGCCTGATGGCGGTGTTCTTCCTGCTGGTGTCGCTGGAGATCAAGCGCGAGGTGATCTCCGGCCAGCTGTCCAGCCGCGACCAGCTGGTGCTGCCGGTGGTCTGCGCGGTGGCCGGCGTCGCCGTGCCGGCGCTGTTGTACACGGCGATGAACCACGGCGATGCCGGGGCGATGCGCGGCTGGGCCATTCCCACCGCAACCGACATCGCCTTCGCCCTCGGCGTGCTGGCGCTGCTCGGCGCGCGGGTGCCGCTGGGGATGAAGCTGCTGCTGTCCACGATTGCCGTGGCCGACGACCTGATCGCGATCCTGATCATCGCGTTCTTCTATTCGCAGGGCCTGCAGTGGGGCGCGCTGGCCGGTGCGGCGCTGGTGGTGCTGGCGATGGCCGCGCTCAACCGGCGCAAGGTGACGCGGCTGGCGCCCTACCTGCTGCTGGGCCTGCTGCTGTGGGCGCTGGTGCTGGCATCGGGCGTGCACGCCACGCTGGCGGGGGTGGTGACCGGGCTGATGATCCCGCATTACGACCGCAGCAACGCGGTCGACGACGCCAACGAGCATTCGCCGCTGGAGACACTCGAACACACGCTGCATCCGTGGGTGGCGTTCGCCATCCTGCCGTTGTTCGCATTCGCCAACGCAGGGTTGGCGCTGGGCGGGCTGCGCCTGCAGGACCTGGCGTCGCCGCTGCCGGCGGGCATCGCGCTGGGGCTGGTGCTGGGCAAGCCGGTGGGCATCGTGTCGGCGGCGGTGGCGATGCGCGCGCTGGGCTTGGCGCGGTTCCCGCAGGGCATGGACCTGCGTTCCATGCTGGGCCTCGGGCTGCTGTGCGGAATCGGCTTCACCATGAGCCTGTTCATCGCATCGCTGGCCTTCACCGGGCATCCGCTGCACTACACCGAGGGCGTGCTGGGCGTGCTGGGTGCATCGGTGGTCGCGGCGCTGCTGGGCAGCGTATGGCTGGCGCTGGTGCTGCCGCGCAACGCCCGCGCATGA
- a CDS encoding lectin, whose protein sequence is MRLLPAVIVVAVLAGCDRAPERAVDVPATPATPTTPVPSSAPAQPAPAAPATPAPTAEPGLAGFGGYGDVRLGTAAAGMEQAWGGALERLGPPPSPADACHYLRPKRAARSVEDPAFMLEGGRFVRYDIHGTRVTAPGGGKVGMRRADIARLYADQVEARPHHYTDGEYLRIRDPAGGTGVLVFETDGRGEDAKVVAWRVGLPPQVDYVEGCS, encoded by the coding sequence ATGCGCCTGCTGCCGGCCGTGATCGTAGTTGCCGTGCTTGCCGGCTGTGACCGCGCACCGGAGCGCGCGGTCGATGTACCTGCCACGCCGGCCACACCCACCACGCCAGTGCCGTCGAGCGCCCCGGCGCAGCCTGCGCCTGCCGCCCCGGCAACACCGGCGCCGACGGCGGAGCCGGGCCTGGCGGGGTTTGGCGGCTACGGCGATGTCCGGCTCGGCACCGCCGCCGCCGGCATGGAGCAGGCCTGGGGTGGTGCGCTGGAACGGCTCGGGCCGCCGCCGTCGCCGGCGGATGCCTGTCATTACCTGCGTCCGAAGCGCGCCGCGCGCTCAGTCGAAGACCCGGCCTTCATGCTGGAAGGCGGCAGGTTCGTCCGCTACGACATCCACGGCACGCGCGTAACCGCGCCGGGCGGCGGCAAGGTCGGCATGCGCAGGGCCGACATCGCCCGGCTGTATGCGGACCAGGTCGAAGCGCGGCCGCACCACTACACCGACGGCGAATACCTGCGCATCCGCGATCCCGCCGGCGGCACCGGCGTGCTGGTGTTCGAGACCGATGGCCGCGGCGAGGATGCGAAGGTGGTGGCGTGGCGGGTGGGCCTGCCGCCGCAGGTGGACTACGTGGAAGGCTGTTCTTGA
- the hmgA gene encoding homogentisate 1,2-dioxygenase: protein MAIHSNGYQTGFGNEFATEALPGALPVGRNSPQQVAHGLYAEQLTGTAFTAPRHANRRSWLYRIRPAAVHGRFEPFAHAGFHNDFGSGPVTPEKLRWNPLPLPEQAVDFIDGLFTVAGNGGPEAGTGVGLHLYAANRDMDGRFFCNADGELMLVPELGRLHIETELGVLDVEPQQIAVIPRGVRFRIALPEGQARGYVCENFGALFKLPDLGPIGSNGLANPRDFEYPQAAFEDVEGEFELLTKFQGHLWRSDIGHSPLDVVAWHGNYAPYRYDLRRFNVIGSISYDHPDPSIFLVLHSPSDTPGTSSVDFAIFAPRVLAMRDTFRPPWFHRNIASEFMGLLHGVYDAKAEGFAPGGCSLHNCMTGHGPDAATFEKASTADLSQPDYIDGTMAFMFETRAVIRPTAQAMAAPHRQQDYPDCWMGLRKRFQR, encoded by the coding sequence ATGGCGATCCACAGCAACGGCTACCAGACCGGTTTCGGCAATGAATTCGCAACCGAGGCGCTGCCCGGCGCGCTGCCGGTGGGGCGCAACTCGCCGCAGCAGGTGGCGCATGGCCTGTACGCGGAGCAGCTGACCGGCACCGCGTTCACCGCGCCGCGCCACGCCAACCGGCGCAGCTGGCTGTACCGGATCCGCCCGGCGGCGGTGCACGGGCGCTTCGAGCCGTTCGCGCACGCGGGCTTCCACAACGACTTCGGCAGCGGCCCGGTGACGCCGGAAAAGCTGCGCTGGAATCCGCTGCCGCTGCCGGAGCAGGCGGTCGATTTCATCGACGGCCTGTTCACCGTGGCCGGCAACGGCGGCCCGGAAGCCGGCACCGGCGTCGGCCTGCACCTGTACGCGGCCAACCGCGACATGGACGGCCGCTTCTTCTGCAATGCCGACGGCGAGCTGATGCTGGTGCCGGAGCTGGGGCGCCTGCACATCGAAACCGAGCTTGGCGTGCTGGACGTGGAGCCGCAGCAGATCGCGGTGATCCCGCGCGGCGTCCGCTTCCGCATCGCCCTGCCGGAGGGGCAGGCGCGTGGCTATGTCTGCGAGAACTTCGGTGCGCTGTTCAAGCTGCCCGACCTCGGCCCGATCGGCAGCAACGGCCTGGCCAACCCGCGCGACTTCGAATACCCGCAGGCGGCGTTCGAGGACGTGGAGGGCGAGTTCGAGCTGCTGACCAAGTTCCAGGGCCACCTGTGGCGCAGCGACATCGGCCATTCGCCGCTGGACGTGGTGGCCTGGCACGGCAACTATGCGCCGTACCGGTACGACCTGCGCCGCTTCAACGTGATCGGTTCGATCAGCTACGACCACCCGGATCCGTCGATCTTCCTGGTCCTGCACTCGCCCAGCGACACCCCCGGCACCAGCAGCGTGGACTTCGCGATCTTCGCGCCGCGCGTGCTGGCGATGCGCGACACGTTCCGGCCGCCGTGGTTCCACCGCAACATCGCCAGCGAGTTCATGGGCCTGCTGCACGGCGTGTACGACGCGAAGGCCGAAGGCTTCGCCCCCGGCGGCTGCTCGCTGCACAACTGCATGACCGGGCACGGGCCTGACGCCGCCACTTTCGAGAAGGCCAGCACGGCCGACCTGAGCCAGCCGGACTACATCGACGGCACCATGGCCTTCATGTTCGAGACCCGCGCGGTGATCCGCCCGACCGCGCAGGCCATGGCCGCGCCGCATCGCCAGCAGGACTACCCCGACTGCTGGATGGGCCTGCGCAAGCGTTTCCAGCGCTGA
- the hppD gene encoding 4-hydroxyphenylpyruvate dioxygenase: MNAQPNLGMQPTTFDNPMGINGFEFVEFAAPAGQGPRMREYLQQLGFTAIARHRGRPITLFRQGTINFLLNESEDSFAADFAAQHGPSACGFAIRFREPTDKVLAHVLANGGAQVDHKPDTGAVATPVIKGIGDCMLYLVDDGRADLYADYEPLPGVDQHPKGFGLTFIDHLTHNLFVGNMAKWSDYYEKLFNFREIRYFDIKGAKTGLLSKAMTAPDGVVRIPLNESSDDKSQINEYLREYNGEGIQHIALFTDDIYDSVERMHAAGVKFLDTPDTYFDVIDVRVPNHGEDVERLRRNSILIDADMETKSRKLLQIFTQNAFGPIFFEIIQRKGNEGFGEGNFQALFESIERDQMKRGVL, translated from the coding sequence ATGAACGCGCAACCCAATCTTGGCATGCAGCCGACCACCTTCGACAACCCGATGGGGATCAACGGCTTCGAGTTCGTCGAATTCGCCGCCCCCGCCGGCCAGGGCCCGCGCATGCGCGAATACCTGCAGCAGCTGGGCTTCACCGCCATCGCCCGCCATCGCGGGCGGCCGATCACCCTGTTCCGGCAGGGCACCATCAATTTCCTGCTCAACGAGTCGGAAGATTCGTTCGCCGCCGATTTCGCCGCCCAGCACGGTCCGTCCGCCTGCGGTTTCGCGATCCGCTTCCGCGAACCCACGGACAAGGTGCTGGCGCACGTGCTGGCCAACGGCGGCGCGCAGGTCGACCACAAGCCGGACACCGGCGCGGTGGCGACGCCCGTGATCAAGGGCATCGGCGACTGCATGCTGTACCTGGTCGACGACGGCCGCGCCGACCTGTACGCCGACTACGAACCGCTGCCCGGCGTGGACCAGCATCCGAAGGGCTTCGGCCTGACCTTCATCGACCACCTCACCCACAACCTGTTCGTGGGCAACATGGCGAAGTGGTCGGACTACTACGAGAAGCTGTTCAACTTCCGCGAGATCCGCTACTTCGACATCAAGGGTGCCAAGACCGGCCTGCTGTCCAAGGCGATGACCGCGCCGGACGGCGTGGTGCGCATCCCGCTGAACGAGTCCAGCGACGACAAGAGCCAGATCAACGAATACCTGCGCGAGTACAACGGCGAGGGCATCCAGCACATCGCGCTGTTCACCGACGACATCTACGACTCGGTGGAGCGCATGCACGCGGCCGGGGTGAAGTTCCTCGACACGCCGGACACCTACTTCGACGTGATCGACGTGCGCGTGCCCAACCACGGCGAGGACGTGGAGCGCCTGCGCAGGAACTCGATCCTGATCGACGCCGACATGGAAACCAAGTCGCGCAAGCTGCTGCAGATCTTCACCCAGAACGCGTTCGGCCCGATCTTCTTCGAGATCATCCAGCGCAAGGGAAATGAAGGCTTCGGTGAGGGCAACTTCCAGGCGCTGTTCGAAAGCATCGAACGCGACCAGATGAAGCGCGGCGTGCTGTGA
- a CDS encoding MarR family winged helix-turn-helix transcriptional regulator: MPDHASLALERFLPYRLSVLSNRISGSIAREYSQRFDLGVTEWRVMAVLGRSPDLSANQVAQRTAMDKVAVSRAVASLLESGRLLRSFDDDDRRRSVLRLSEAGYAIYDQIVPLALGFERQLLGDMPADERALLFRLLDRLDELELRVEATSQAAAG; the protein is encoded by the coding sequence ATGCCCGACCACGCCAGCCTCGCCCTCGAACGCTTCCTGCCCTACCGGCTCAGCGTGCTTTCCAACCGCATCAGCGGGTCGATCGCGCGCGAGTACTCGCAGCGCTTCGACCTGGGCGTCACCGAATGGCGGGTGATGGCGGTGCTGGGCCGCAGCCCGGACCTGTCGGCCAATCAGGTGGCGCAGCGCACCGCGATGGACAAGGTGGCGGTGAGCCGCGCGGTGGCCAGCCTGCTGGAATCCGGTCGTCTGCTGCGCAGTTTCGACGACGACGACCGGCGCCGCTCGGTGCTGCGCCTGTCCGAGGCCGGCTACGCGATCTACGACCAGATCGTGCCGCTGGCGCTGGGCTTCGAGCGCCAGCTGCTCGGTGACATGCCGGCGGACGAGCGCGCCCTGCTGTTCCGCCTGCTCGACCGGCTGGACGAACTGGAACTGCGGGTCGAGGCCACCAGTCAGGCCGCAGCCGGCTGA
- a CDS encoding oligopeptide:H+ symporter, whose protein sequence is MSGAANTTPGAIPEYKQLMGHPRPLWMLFMTEFWERFAFYGIRWALVLYIVAQFHGGAASGEASANQTYGAYLALVYAAAIFGGYVADRIIGYQRSILVGATIMAAGLFMIAMPDENVFKLGLATIIAGNGLFKPNISTMVGKLYVQGDERRDSGFTLFYMGINLGAMLAPILTQFLAQSLLGGTVDMPAYKVVFIASGVGMLVSLVWFWFGRSQLHGVGRPPEGAEGAGRVLMTAIGALVAIPVIYFLLSMGASSLQWILTAMFVVLGIMLLVEGVREGSVSRDKTIAMLIIFAFNVLFWMFFEQAGSSFSFLSDKIVNRDLGAPGGFIWPNAWFQSVNSIAIITLAPVLAWLWVKMGRNNPSIPRKFGLGLIFNGLAFLLLMFALSSLVDPQTLKIPFWTLFMVYVIQSVGELCLSPIGLSMTTKLAPTKLVGFAMGGWFLSTGIGNNLSGIFASHVSGTEGMSVASALSGYTFGFWALVIPGVLLFVIAPLIQRLMHGVK, encoded by the coding sequence ATGAGCGGAGCCGCTAACACGACGCCGGGCGCGATTCCGGAATACAAGCAGCTGATGGGTCATCCGCGTCCGCTGTGGATGCTGTTCATGACCGAGTTCTGGGAGCGCTTCGCGTTCTACGGCATCCGCTGGGCGCTGGTGCTGTACATCGTCGCCCAGTTCCACGGCGGCGCCGCGTCCGGCGAAGCCAGCGCGAACCAGACCTATGGCGCTTACCTGGCGCTGGTGTACGCGGCGGCGATCTTCGGCGGCTACGTGGCCGACCGGATCATCGGTTACCAGCGTTCGATCCTGGTCGGAGCGACCATCATGGCCGCTGGCCTGTTCATGATCGCGATGCCGGACGAGAACGTGTTCAAGCTCGGCCTGGCGACCATCATCGCCGGCAACGGCCTGTTCAAGCCGAACATCTCGACCATGGTCGGCAAGCTGTACGTGCAGGGCGATGAACGCCGCGATTCCGGCTTCACCCTGTTCTACATGGGCATCAACCTGGGCGCGATGCTGGCGCCGATCCTCACCCAGTTCCTGGCCCAGAGCCTGCTGGGCGGCACCGTCGACATGCCGGCCTACAAGGTGGTGTTCATCGCCTCCGGCGTGGGCATGCTGGTCTCGCTGGTGTGGTTCTGGTTCGGCCGCAGCCAGCTCCACGGCGTGGGTCGCCCGCCGGAAGGCGCAGAAGGCGCCGGCCGCGTGCTGATGACGGCGATCGGCGCGCTGGTGGCGATCCCGGTGATCTACTTCCTGCTGTCGATGGGCGCCAGCTCGCTGCAGTGGATCCTGACCGCGATGTTCGTTGTGCTCGGCATCATGCTGCTGGTCGAGGGCGTGCGCGAGGGTTCGGTGTCTCGCGACAAGACCATCGCGATGCTGATCATCTTCGCCTTCAACGTGCTGTTCTGGATGTTCTTCGAGCAGGCCGGCAGCTCCTTCAGCTTCCTGTCCGACAAGATCGTCAACCGCGACCTCGGCGCCCCGGGCGGCTTCATCTGGCCGAACGCCTGGTTCCAGTCGGTGAACTCCATCGCCATCATCACGCTGGCGCCGGTGTTGGCCTGGCTGTGGGTGAAGATGGGCCGCAACAATCCGTCGATCCCGCGCAAATTCGGCCTGGGCCTGATCTTCAACGGCCTGGCCTTCCTGCTGCTGATGTTCGCGCTGTCCAGCCTGGTCGACCCGCAGACCCTGAAGATCCCGTTCTGGACGCTGTTCATGGTCTATGTCATCCAGTCGGTGGGCGAGCTGTGCCTGTCGCCGATCGGCCTGTCGATGACCACCAAGCTGGCGCCGACCAAGCTGGTCGGTTTCGCGATGGGCGGCTGGTTCCTGTCCACCGGCATCGGCAATAACCTGTCCGGCATCTTCGCCAGCCATGTCAGCGGCACCGAGGGCATGAGCGTGGCGTCCGCGCTGAGCGGCTACACGTTCGGCTTCTGGGCGCTGGTGATCCCGGGCGTGCTGCTGTTCGTGATCGCGCCGCTGATCCAGCGCCTGATGCACGGCGTCAAGTAA